A portion of the Bacillus thuringiensis genome contains these proteins:
- a CDS encoding YwqG family protein — protein MNKKIEVLIDKYELTHLKEELINTVFPCIKVVPKQQETVAIGSSKMGGVPDLPALFEYPKHKGKPLQFIAQFNLSDLQNVGMDHNLPKTGMLYFFCIENYFEENVNLTEAGRVLYYDVPVEQLRRENEIQTKYNQCAITFELTYKLPELFIEDEADSDRFLQLLEELIPDNYDNHQMFGEPFSVQEEVLYETGEYMGVNPQQMTLLFQIDSDHKNCNMVWGELGMLYFCISNEDLKNQRFENTCCVLQTC, from the coding sequence ATGAATAAAAAAATTGAAGTATTAATTGATAAATATGAACTAACACACTTGAAAGAGGAACTTATTAATACTGTATTTCCTTGTATAAAAGTTGTGCCAAAGCAACAGGAAACTGTTGCGATAGGTAGTTCGAAAATGGGGGGAGTTCCTGATTTACCAGCTTTGTTTGAATATCCAAAGCATAAAGGAAAGCCACTACAATTTATCGCGCAATTTAACTTAAGTGATTTACAAAACGTTGGTATGGATCACAATCTTCCTAAGACGGGGATGCTGTATTTCTTTTGCATTGAAAATTATTTTGAAGAAAATGTGAATCTAACAGAAGCTGGGCGTGTACTTTATTATGATGTTCCTGTAGAGCAATTACGAAGAGAAAATGAAATACAAACGAAATATAACCAGTGTGCAATTACTTTTGAACTGACATACAAATTACCAGAGCTTTTCATTGAAGATGAGGCTGATTCAGATCGTTTCTTACAATTACTTGAAGAGCTAATTCCGGATAACTACGATAACCATCAAATGTTTGGTGAACCATTCTCTGTACAAGAAGAAGTGTTATATGAGACAGGAGAATATATGGGAGTAAACCCGCAGCAAATGACTCTTTTATTCCAAATTGATTCAGATCATAAAAATTGTAATATGGTTTGGGGAGAACTAGGGATGCTATATTTCTGTATTAGTAATGAAGATTTGAAAAATCAACGTTTTGAAAATACATGCTGCGTATTACAAACTTGCTAA
- a CDS encoding transglutaminase domain-containing protein, giving the protein MGKTSKYVTAAALCSTIVMGGLQASSVSYAATNPTAVTAQSDVKLLDDFRKELKKQIDNREENITITYKTKDRNARNIMDQLYGEFNKIVDADEYVKYNVASTRYSIKGMPGNYTFTLQVKYRESKEQTQYVKAQAKAIVGSIVKPGMDEHEKVKAIHDYVVKHVSYDTSYQAYTAYEALANRSAVCQGYTLLTYELLKEAGIQNHIVTGTGNGQAHAWNLVNIENKWYHLDTTFDDPVPDKAGRITYSYFNMSDEQLSKDHEWDRSKYPAATTSYFGELTNKIKAGSSKTIIYEQMLKETNLQYLSAEYGAENYNEFKQKLQQKFAAKPEKVEVRYKQSMDGTMQDIKKVLNEINWPKGAKRVSYQVAPYSALAGYSLATISFTY; this is encoded by the coding sequence ATGGGAAAGACAAGCAAGTATGTGACAGCTGCCGCACTTTGTTCAACTATAGTAATGGGAGGCTTACAAGCGTCATCTGTATCTTATGCAGCTACAAATCCGACTGCAGTGACAGCACAATCAGATGTAAAGTTATTAGATGATTTCAGAAAAGAATTAAAAAAACAGATTGATAATCGAGAAGAAAATATTACAATCACATATAAAACAAAAGATAGAAATGCTAGAAATATTATGGATCAATTGTATGGTGAGTTTAATAAAATTGTAGATGCTGATGAGTATGTAAAGTATAATGTAGCGTCTACTAGATATTCTATTAAAGGAATGCCAGGGAACTATACGTTTACACTACAAGTGAAATACCGTGAGTCAAAAGAACAAACTCAATATGTAAAAGCGCAGGCGAAAGCAATTGTTGGATCAATTGTAAAACCAGGGATGGATGAGCATGAGAAAGTAAAAGCTATTCACGATTACGTTGTGAAGCATGTGTCTTATGATACGTCTTATCAAGCGTATACAGCATATGAAGCGTTAGCGAATCGTTCTGCCGTTTGCCAAGGATATACTTTATTAACGTATGAGTTGTTAAAAGAGGCAGGTATTCAAAACCATATTGTAACAGGCACAGGAAATGGACAAGCTCACGCGTGGAATTTAGTGAACATCGAAAACAAATGGTATCACCTAGATACTACATTTGATGATCCAGTACCAGATAAAGCAGGGCGTATAACTTACTCATATTTTAATATGTCTGACGAACAGTTAAGTAAAGATCACGAATGGGATCGTAGCAAATATCCAGCGGCTACTACAAGTTATTTTGGTGAATTAACAAATAAAATAAAAGCTGGTAGCTCAAAAACTATCATATATGAGCAAATGTTAAAAGAAACAAATTTACAATACTTATCTGCAGAATACGGAGCAGAAAATTATAATGAATTTAAGCAAAAGTTGCAGCAAAAGTTTGCAGCAAAACCAGAAAAAGTAGAAGTACGGTATAAGCAATCCATGGATGGAACGATGCAAGATATAAAGAAAGTATTAAATGAAATAAATTGGCCAAAAGGTGCAAAGCGTGTGTCTTATCAAGTAGCACCTTATAGTGCACTGGCGGGTTATTCATTGGCGACAATTTCATTTACGTATTAA
- a CDS encoding DUF4083 domain-containing protein: MNLFESNIFTLIYTCLVIGLIVLFFISFTLFIRRVLQSSAAKKHHVINMNQKLDRIIELLEKDKK, encoded by the coding sequence ATGAACTTGTTCGAAAGTAATATTTTTACATTGATATATACTTGTTTAGTAATCGGACTTATCGTTTTGTTTTTCATATCATTTACTTTGTTTATTAGAAGAGTATTACAAAGCAGTGCTGCAAAGAAACACCACGTGATTAATATGAACCAGAAGCTAGATCGAATTATTGAATTGCTTGAAAAAGATAAGAAATAG
- a CDS encoding NUDIX hydrolase: MANYIKELREKVGHDYVFLNFAGGCVFNKEGEVLLQKRGDFNAWGFPGGAMEIGESAAETAIREIKEETGYDVEINELIGVYTKYFQSYPNGDKAQSIVMCFSCSIVGGDKKVDGDETLDLKFFPLDDMPPLFCKQHEDCLQDLLEKRVGVYR; the protein is encoded by the coding sequence ATGGCCAATTATATAAAAGAATTACGTGAAAAAGTAGGGCATGATTATGTTTTCTTAAACTTTGCCGGTGGTTGTGTATTTAATAAAGAAGGAGAAGTATTACTGCAAAAAAGAGGAGACTTTAACGCTTGGGGCTTTCCAGGTGGCGCAATGGAGATAGGAGAATCGGCTGCGGAAACTGCAATCCGAGAAATAAAAGAAGAAACAGGGTATGATGTAGAAATAAATGAGCTTATTGGAGTGTATACAAAATATTTTCAATCATATCCAAATGGAGACAAGGCACAGTCAATTGTGATGTGTTTTTCATGCTCAATAGTTGGGGGCGACAAAAAAGTAGATGGTGATGAAACGTTGGATTTGAAGTTTTTCCCGTTAGACGACATGCCACCGTTATTTTGTAAACAGCATGAAGATTGCCTGCAAGATTTATTGGAGAAAAGAGTAGGGGTATATCGTTAA
- the nadE gene encoding ammonia-dependent NAD(+) synthetase yields MTLQEQIMKALHVQPVIDPKVEIRKRVDFLKDYVKKTGAKGFVLGISGGQDSTLAGRLAQLAVEEIRNEGGNVTFIAVRLPYKVQKDEDDAQLALQFIQADQSVAFDIASTVDAFSNQYENLLGESLTDFNKGNVKARIRMVTQYAIGGQKGLLVIGTDHAAEAVTGFFTKFGDGGADLLPLTGLTKRQGRALLQELGADERLYLKMPTADLLDEKPGQADETELGITYDQLDDYLEGKAVPADVAEKIEKRYTVSEHKRQVPASMFDDWWK; encoded by the coding sequence ATGACATTACAAGAACAGATTATGAAAGCATTACATGTTCAGCCTGTAATTGATCCAAAAGTTGAAATTCGTAAACGAGTTGATTTCTTAAAAGATTATGTAAAAAAAACAGGCGCAAAAGGATTTGTACTTGGTATTAGCGGCGGCCAAGACTCTACATTAGCAGGACGCTTAGCACAACTTGCAGTTGAAGAAATTCGTAACGAAGGTGGTAATGTAACGTTTATCGCCGTACGTCTTCCTTATAAAGTACAAAAAGATGAAGATGATGCACAATTAGCATTACAATTCATTCAAGCAGATCAATCTGTTGCATTTGATATTGCTTCAACTGTTGATGCTTTTTCAAATCAATATGAAAACTTATTGGGTGAATCATTAACAGATTTCAATAAAGGTAACGTGAAAGCACGTATCCGTATGGTTACTCAATATGCAATTGGTGGACAAAAAGGGCTACTTGTTATCGGAACAGATCACGCTGCAGAAGCTGTAACAGGGTTCTTTACAAAATTCGGAGATGGTGGTGCAGATTTATTACCATTAACGGGATTAACGAAGCGCCAAGGACGTGCATTATTACAAGAGTTAGGTGCAGACGAGCGACTTTACTTAAAAATGCCAACAGCTGATTTATTAGATGAAAAACCAGGTCAAGCTGACGAAACAGAGTTAGGTATTACTTATGATCAATTAGATGATTATTTAGAAGGTAAAGCAGTTCCAGCTGACGTTGCAGAGAAAATTGAAAAACGTTACACAGTGAGTGAGCATAAAAGACAAGTACCAGCGTCAATGTTTGATGATTGGTGGAAATAA